A stretch of DNA from Verrucomicrobiales bacterium:
GCTGAGCGCCGCGAATTTAAGTCTGGAAAAGCAGCTCCAACGAGAGCTGGAGCAGAACCGGCAGCTGGAGACGCTGAACCGCACTCTCAATCAAAATCTCCACCGCTCCGTGGAGCTGTGTGTCAAAGTTCTGCAGACGTTCTACCCCAGCCTCGGCAGCCACGGACGACGGGTCCGACTCATGTGCGAGAAGATAGCGGCAACACTGCAGCTGGGCGCGGAGGAACGCCTCACGCTCGACATCGCCGCGCAGCTACACGACATCGGACTGTTGGGAATACCTCGCGACCTCATCAAAAAATTTCACCGTTTCCCCAGCTCACTCAGTGAGGCCGAAAGAACATTGCTGCATCAACATCCTGTCTGGGGACAAGAGCTGGTGGGCTTCATCGACAAGCTGTCCGATGTTGGCAAACTGATCCGCAGCCACCACGAACGGTTTGATGGTCAAGGTTACCCAGACCAGATCGCCGGCAGCGAGATCCCCTGGCTGGCCCGGCTGCTCACCGCCGCCATCACTTATGTCGACATTGGCAAGAACGAGGCGGAGACGCTAACGGAGCTCAAACGGCTGGCGGGCAATGCCCTGGATCCGGAGGCCGTGCGGGCGCTCTTGCGGGCGGGGCCCGGCGACTTTGTGAGCCGAGGACAACGCGAGGTGCTCCTCAACGAGCTGACCCCAGGCATGGTGCTGGCTCGGGGAATCTACACCGCGAACGGGATGCTGCTGATCCCCGAGGGACAGAAGTTGAGCGACATCTTCATCTCCAAACTCCTCAGCCACCATCAGGTCAACCCGATCAAGAACACGCTGCTGGTGTATTGTTAGGATCCCTACCGCACAGAACTTCCAACCGCTTCGGAGATCGAGCGGAGGCCAGCCGCCGCG
This window harbors:
- a CDS encoding response regulator; amino-acid sequence: MAPLPVTLGFAPALDARPQLEGSPPRLLIVDDEEVLRELLQELFRSSGYEVMTSRDGQEALELVRQHSFSVILSDNHMPRMNGLDFFAKAQLIQPHATRILITGIVNLETVLECINRGEIYRFVIKPWVREELLATVKNGLHRYQLLVQNERLTTQTQQLNQQLSAANLSLEKQLQRELEQNRQLETLNRTLNQNLHRSVELCVKVLQTFYPSLGSHGRRVRLMCEKIAATLQLGAEERLTLDIAAQLHDIGLLGIPRDLIKKFHRFPSSLSEAERTLLHQHPVWGQELVGFIDKLSDVGKLIRSHHERFDGQGYPDQIAGSEIPWLARLLTAAITYVDIGKNEAETLTELKRLAGNALDPEAVRALLRAGPGDFVSRGQREVLLNELTPGMVLARGIYTANGMLLIPEGQKLSDIFISKLLSHHQVNPIKNTLLVYC